The genomic stretch ATTAAACGTCCTTTGGCTATATCTGCCGCTCGCCTTCATGCTAATCGTTGTACAGGAGATGTCGAACCGGATGGGGGTTGTCACCGGTAAAGGATTGTCCGATCTCATCCGCGAGAAGTTCGGCGTCAAGTTGACATTTTACCTCATGCTCGGTCTCCTGATCACGAATTTCGGTAATGTGATTGCCGAGTTTTCTGGAGTTGCTGCTGCCGGTGAAATCTGGGGTATTCCCCGCTGGGTGTCGGTACCGCTCGCTGCGCTTGCCGTCTGGTTTCTTGCAGTCAAAGGGAATTACAAAACAGTTGAGCGAATCTTTTTAGTAGCGGTCGTATTCTACGTTTCTTATCTCATTGCCGGCGTGCAAGCGAAACCGGATTGGAACCAAGTTCTCCATCACTCAATTACACCTCATATTGAACCCGATCCGAAGTACTTGATGATGCTCATTGGACTGATTGGAACGACCATCGCTCCGTGGATGCAATTCTATCAACAGGCGAGCGTCGCCGAAAAAAACATCCATCTCAGTCAATACTTCTACAGTAAACTCGATACGATCATCGGTTGCATTGCCGTAATGGTCGTCGCCGGTTTCATTACGGTGCTCTGCGCAGAAACGCTGTTTCCTCATGGCGTACGGATCGAGACGGCGGGGGATGCCGCGAAATCGTTGCTGCCGTTCGCTGGTGATTTCGCCGCGGATTTGTTCGCTTTTGGATTATTGAACGCGTCGCTGTTTGCGGCGAGTATACTTCCGCTCTCGACCAGCTACACTATCTGCGAAGCGTTCGGCTGGGAAAGCGGCGTCGATAAAGAGTGGAACGAGGCGCGACAGTTTTACACGATTTATACGGGATTGATTGCGTTAGGCGCAGCATTGGTACTCATTCCAAGTTTGCCGCTCATCGATATCATGATTATCAGTCAGCAAGTTAATGGCATGGTGCTTCCCTTTGTGTTGATTCCGATGCTGTTGCTGGTGAACGATAAGTCCATCATGGGAAAATATCGGAATGGTTGGATTGGGAATACAATCGCGATAGGTTTGACCGTATTGATTATTCTCTTAACTGTCGGTTCGTTCATCGTTTAGCGAATCGTACCGTGACCGCTTGCATCGGCCGATTCCCGGTAGCATCTTCGGGCTAATCATTGGGGGATATCTAAACATGAGTGAATCGCGAAACGTGCATTTAGTGAAAGGGGTGGTTGCCACAACCGCGCATAAGCAACTGCCGGAAGGGACTTTCGAGGAGGAATACGGCAGGGCGGGATTTTTCTCCCGGATCGCTCATCTGACACATACGAATGCTCCGACCGATTGGCAGAAAATCGATGGCCCACTGAAACCGCGGAGCTACGATACTAATAAGCTTTCGAGCGCAAATGGCGAGTTTCATCCGCTCTTGTTCAACGACGATGTATCATTAGGATTGTTGCATATCGCAACACCGCGGGAACATTGGTTTCGCGATAGTGACAGCGAACGGATCTATTTTATCCATACCGGTGAAGGGGAGATCGAAACCATCTTTGGACCAATTCCCTATCGGAAAGGCGACTATGTCGTGATACCCCGCGGCACACTGCACCGGATCGTTCCGACAGCAGTTTCTGCGATTTTGACAATCGAGGCGTATCGCGGTGAAATCGAGCAACCTTCCCGTGGTATTCTTGGACAACATGCACTTTACGATCCCGCTGCACTCTTTATTCCCGATCCAAAAGCGTATCCGAGCGAACCGGGAAAGCAATACGAAGTGTGGGTGAAGCGCGACAATGAGTTAACGAAGTTTACATTCAATCATCACCCAATCGATGTAATCGGTTGGAAGGGTGATCTTTTCCCTTGGCGGTTGAATATCGATCAATTTCTTCCGGTGAACTCCCATCGCCAACATCTTCCGCCGCCGGTACACACGACGTTTGTCGGCAAGGGTTTTGTGGTTTGCAGTTTCCTGCCGCGCCCGCTCGAAACCGATGACGATGCGGTAAAGGTTCCCTTTTATCACAGCAACATCGATTACGATGAAGTGCTGTTTTACCACGATGGCGATTTCTTCTCCCGTGATGGTATTTCAGCAGGGATGATCACATTTCATCCACAAGGTTTCCCTCATGGACCGCATCCCAAAGCGCGGATATTGTCGCAAAAGAAAGTGTGGACAGACGAAGCGGCAGTCATGCTCGATACCACCAAACCTTTGAAGATTGCAACGACATTGCACAGCGTCGAGAATCTCGACTACTGGAAGAGTTGGGGCGCACAAAGCTGATGGGAAGCGCCTTGTAGGATTTTGAGATTCAGAGAACAACTAAAGCGAAACCGAGAACTCGTGAAAATTCTTAACACTCCTCATATCCGGGTAATTGCCTCCAGCGTTTTGAGTACGACGGGAGTCGATTCCTTTTTAGATGCTGAAGCCGGCAGTTGGCGTACCGACGCCACCAGCGACCAAGAAAAATTGTCGGAGCTCGCCGGACGAATCTGTTACATGTCGTTCGGCGATAAACAAGGTCGGAAAACCAACCGCGAGTACCTTGACAATATTCTCGAGAGCGCTCACGGCTCGGTACTCGAACATGCCTCGTTCTCGCTGCTAATCTCCGGTATCTCACGTTCACTGACGCATGAATTGATTCGGCATCGCGCCGGTTTCGCCTATTCGCAATTATCACAACGGTATGTCGACGAATCGGATACCGATTATGTGATTCCCGATGTCATCGACAGCGATCCCGAATTGCGCGCACAGTTTCTTACAGCAATTGAGCAAGCCCATCAAGCTTATTTGATGCTC from bacterium encodes the following:
- a CDS encoding Nramp family divalent metal transporter; protein product: MPLGLQQSLQHYLPQRLRRPLRRVAIFFAIVGPGLITANVDNDAGGIATYSQAGAHFGLNVLWLYLPLAFMLIVVQEMSNRMGVVTGKGLSDLIREKFGVKLTFYLMLGLLITNFGNVIAEFSGVAAAGEIWGIPRWVSVPLAALAVWFLAVKGNYKTVERIFLVAVVFYVSYLIAGVQAKPDWNQVLHHSITPHIEPDPKYLMMLIGLIGTTIAPWMQFYQQASVAEKNIHLSQYFYSKLDTIIGCIAVMVVAGFITVLCAETLFPHGVRIETAGDAAKSLLPFAGDFAADLFAFGLLNASLFAASILPLSTSYTICEAFGWESGVDKEWNEARQFYTIYTGLIALGAALVLIPSLPLIDIMIISQQVNGMVLPFVLIPMLLLVNDKSIMGKYRNGWIGNTIAIGLTVLIILLTVGSFIV
- a CDS encoding homogentisate 1,2-dioxygenase, whose amino-acid sequence is MSESRNVHLVKGVVATTAHKQLPEGTFEEEYGRAGFFSRIAHLTHTNAPTDWQKIDGPLKPRSYDTNKLSSANGEFHPLLFNDDVSLGLLHIATPREHWFRDSDSERIYFIHTGEGEIETIFGPIPYRKGDYVVIPRGTLHRIVPTAVSAILTIEAYRGEIEQPSRGILGQHALYDPAALFIPDPKAYPSEPGKQYEVWVKRDNELTKFTFNHHPIDVIGWKGDLFPWRLNIDQFLPVNSHRQHLPPPVHTTFVGKGFVVCSFLPRPLETDDDAVKVPFYHSNIDYDEVLFYHDGDFFSRDGISAGMITFHPQGFPHGPHPKARILSQKKVWTDEAAVMLDTTKPLKIATTLHSVENLDYWKSWGAQS
- the thyX gene encoding FAD-dependent thymidylate synthase, which translates into the protein MKILNTPHIRVIASSVLSTTGVDSFLDAEAGSWRTDATSDQEKLSELAGRICYMSFGDKQGRKTNREYLDNILESAHGSVLEHASFSLLISGISRSLTHELIRHRAGFAYSQLSQRYVDESDTDYVIPDVIDSDPELRAQFLTAIEQAHQAYLMLAEGLAKKAERDFPELSKTERRKLARQAARSVLPNATETKIVVTANVRAWRHFIELRGSSHAEPEIRKLAVLVLQTLQPLAPNLFADYDLEPCPDGGKAITVSHRKV